In a genomic window of Methylobacter sp. YRD-M1:
- a CDS encoding response regulator has translation MAIRKILCVDDMVVELSNLKNILTEAGYEVMTAHSGKAAIEAIAANGKPDLIFMDIVMPEVDGFTACRKLANDEATRDIPVIFLSSKGEQADKVWAQLQGGKAYITKPYLKDEILYQIKVFER, from the coding sequence ATGGCGATTAGAAAAATTTTATGCGTCGACGACATGGTTGTCGAACTGAGCAATCTGAAAAACATCCTGACCGAGGCCGGATACGAAGTCATGACGGCGCACTCAGGCAAAGCCGCAATAGAGGCCATTGCCGCCAATGGCAAGCCCGACCTGATTTTTATGGATATCGTCATGCCGGAAGTCGATGGTTTCACGGCCTGCCGCAAACTGGCCAATGACGAGGCCACCCGGGATATTCCGGTGATCTTTCTGTCCAGCAAGGGCGAGCAGGCTGATAAAGTATGGGCCCAATTGCAGGGAGGCAAGGCCTATATCACCAAACCCTATCTGAAAGATGAGATTCTGTACCAGATAAAGGTGTTCGAGCGGTGA